Proteins encoded together in one Lachnospiraceae bacterium JLR.KK008 window:
- a CDS encoding sensor histidine kinase codes for MGQVKRLIMILLGEALLTALLLVIFVRRITVPWIIGAVFVLQLGIIMFQIMAVLLPAAKFEATLEQFGERAWTEIEFLGLAEKVPYMEQVREVAEWYAVRKTRENSAAVFNKQTELTALQSQINPHFLYNTLESIRGQALMDDNTEIARMVEALGAFFRYSISRKGNLVTLRDELANIDNYMLIQRYRFNNRFSMEVIIDEEDEAAYDFVIPRLIIQPVVENAIFHGLEEKLEGGRVTIEVVVTEANLILMISDNGKGIGQEKLERLNARIRSRGVQLEEAEENGQRNTGIALPNIHKRIQILFGEEYGVNVYSTEGLGTDVEITMPVNDGRGRGKRNEKGDIADQ; via the coding sequence ATGGGACAGGTAAAAAGATTAATCATGATATTGCTGGGAGAAGCTCTCCTCACAGCGCTGCTGCTGGTCATCTTTGTCCGTCGGATAACCGTTCCGTGGATCATCGGGGCGGTATTTGTTTTGCAGTTGGGGATTATTATGTTTCAGATTATGGCCGTGCTTCTGCCGGCCGCAAAGTTTGAGGCGACATTGGAACAGTTCGGCGAGAGGGCGTGGACGGAGATTGAATTTCTCGGACTGGCGGAAAAAGTTCCCTATATGGAGCAGGTCAGGGAGGTTGCGGAGTGGTACGCAGTCAGGAAGACGAGGGAAAATTCGGCGGCAGTCTTCAATAAGCAGACTGAACTGACGGCCCTGCAAAGTCAGATTAATCCGCATTTTTTATACAATACGCTCGAGTCGATCCGCGGACAGGCGCTTATGGACGATAATACGGAGATTGCCCGTATGGTTGAGGCACTGGGGGCATTTTTTCGTTATAGTATCAGTCGCAAAGGGAATCTGGTAACACTGAGGGATGAGCTTGCCAATATCGACAACTACATGCTTATCCAGAGGTACCGGTTTAACAACCGTTTTTCCATGGAGGTTATCATCGATGAGGAGGATGAGGCGGCGTATGACTTTGTGATTCCGAGACTGATCATACAGCCGGTCGTGGAGAATGCGATCTTTCACGGACTTGAGGAAAAGCTGGAAGGCGGCAGGGTGACGATCGAAGTCGTTGTAACGGAGGCGAATCTGATCCTGATGATCTCGGACAATGGCAAAGGAATCGGGCAGGAGAAGCTGGAACGGCTGAACGCCAGAATCCGCTCGCGCGGTGTACAGCTGGAGGAGGCAGAAGAGAACGGACAGCGCAATACAGGGATCGCGCTTCCCAATATCCACAAAAGAATTCAAATTCTGTTCGGGGAGGAATATGGTGTCAATGTATACAGTACGGAAGGACTGGGAACGGACGTTGAGATCACAATGCCCGTGAACGATGGAAGAGGGAGGGGGAAAAGGAATGAAAAAGGAGATATTGCGGATCAATAA
- a CDS encoding response regulator, producing MKKFGEKERKMQKKTWRVLIVDDEFRIGMLIRKLIRWEECNMECIGLVDNGETALRIIHDKHPDVLITDIRMPRISGLDLIGMVAGLYKDMKFVVISGYKEFEYAHQALQYGVDNYLLKPINENELNEVMQKIHAEFTERQQQSLEQMELQETVSESRHIIKRDFLKNIIEQEDEVEAGDFNVSMDGEVYRGIDIKLDYADYNKHDKKQDKLTVEKVVSIVETILHTTAEETLICEKENLHIYCLFNYDYGKSKDIRNCINDILSEIKECLIGFEQYEVTIGVGTERTAFGEIRFSIKEAYRAAGNRIKLGSGRLIYADAIAGRRGAESPGLEETYADSVMASIESYSRRSLEQCINHIYSEFVMQDDLDFSYCYDLAESLIGYFFEHIDMQSDESRQLRKKLLSSCQHCYTIPGLKNLLKTTLGEYLDASRTAVETEFMKPIRQAQQYIDEHYGDKIVLEDLAAIVNLNPVYFSVLFKKETGFNFSSYLVDIRMNKAKEMLRDTNETIAAIAERVGYRDSRYFSQTFTKTVGVKPVLYRKLHS from the coding sequence TTGAAGAAATTTGGAGAAAAGGAGCGGAAGATGCAGAAGAAAACATGGCGTGTGCTGATCGTCGATGACGAGTTCAGGATCGGAATGCTGATCAGGAAGCTGATCCGCTGGGAAGAGTGTAACATGGAATGTATCGGTCTGGTCGACAATGGAGAGACCGCTTTGAGAATCATACATGATAAACATCCGGATGTGCTTATCACGGACATCCGGATGCCGAGAATCAGCGGCCTTGATCTGATCGGTATGGTAGCCGGACTATACAAGGATATGAAGTTTGTGGTTATCAGTGGCTATAAAGAGTTCGAATATGCGCACCAGGCATTACAGTATGGGGTGGACAACTATCTGCTCAAGCCGATCAACGAAAACGAGCTCAACGAGGTGATGCAGAAGATTCACGCTGAGTTCACAGAGCGCCAGCAGCAGTCGTTAGAGCAGATGGAGCTGCAGGAGACGGTGTCGGAGAGCCGCCATATTATCAAGCGGGATTTTCTAAAAAATATCATTGAGCAGGAGGATGAGGTAGAAGCCGGGGACTTTAATGTCTCGATGGATGGTGAAGTCTATCGGGGGATCGACATCAAACTCGATTATGCGGACTATAATAAACATGACAAAAAGCAGGACAAACTGACGGTGGAAAAAGTTGTGTCCATTGTCGAGACGATTCTTCATACGACAGCGGAGGAGACGTTGATCTGTGAGAAAGAAAATCTACATATCTATTGTCTCTTTAATTATGATTATGGGAAATCGAAGGACATCAGGAACTGTATCAATGATATTTTGTCCGAGATCAAGGAATGTCTGATTGGATTTGAGCAATATGAGGTGACGATCGGCGTGGGAACTGAGCGGACGGCGTTTGGGGAGATTCGATTTTCGATAAAGGAAGCCTACCGGGCGGCCGGGAACCGAATCAAGCTGGGAAGCGGCAGACTGATCTACGCGGATGCGATCGCGGGCAGACGGGGCGCAGAATCGCCGGGATTGGAGGAAACCTATGCGGACAGTGTGATGGCAAGCATCGAATCATACTCCAGAAGGAGCCTGGAGCAGTGCATCAACCACATTTACAGTGAGTTTGTCATGCAGGATGATCTGGACTTTTCCTACTGTTATGATTTGGCGGAATCGCTGATCGGTTACTTCTTCGAACATATCGATATGCAGTCGGATGAGTCGAGACAGTTGAGAAAGAAGCTGCTTTCCAGCTGTCAGCACTGTTATACGATTCCGGGTCTGAAAAACTTGCTGAAGACGACGCTTGGGGAATATCTGGATGCCAGCCGGACGGCTGTGGAGACAGAATTTATGAAGCCGATCCGACAGGCGCAGCAGTATATCGACGAACACTATGGGGATAAGATTGTTCTGGAAGATCTAGCGGCGATTGTAAACTTAAATCCGGTCTATTTCAGTGTACTTTTCAAGAAGGAGACGGGCTTTAATTTCAGCTCATATCTGGTGGACATCCGCATGAATAAGGCAAAGGAGATGCTTCGCGATACGAATGAGACGATCGCGGCGATTGCAGAACGGGTGGGCTACAGGGATTCCAGATATTTCAGTCAGACTTTTACGAAGACAGTGGGAGTGAAACCGGTTCTTTACCGGAAGCTGCACTCTTAG
- a CDS encoding S41 family peptidase has translation MSEKRKFINGLITGLFLSVIIMGATYAGREAVEVWKAHNGGGEPAQEEEVVNARTMQKLQLIEDIIEEHYALEMVDSKTMENGIYEGLINSLDDPYSAYFSAEEMQEQQEKMDGVYYGIGAYVKYDSEMGFARLGEIFADSPALESGLQEGDLIVKVDGQYTKDMGLDEVVALIKGEEGTKVVLTIMREGETEAREIEVERREVPKQTVTYEMLRDKIAYIRITEFDKVTVDQFTDALATAKGAGMLGLVLDLRDNPGGNLAAVIDVARRILPKGLVVYTEDKAGERQDYNCDGENELTVPMVVLVNGGSASASEVLAGAIKDYDKGKLLGTTTFGKGIVQKYLGLSDGSAVKLTTSKYYTPKGNNIHEIGIEPDEELEMDYEQYLESGYDNQLERAVEILTTGE, from the coding sequence ATGTCTGAGAAAAGAAAATTTATTAACGGACTGATCACGGGGTTATTTCTTTCGGTCATTATCATGGGAGCCACGTATGCGGGCCGGGAAGCGGTAGAAGTGTGGAAAGCGCATAACGGAGGCGGAGAGCCTGCGCAGGAGGAAGAAGTTGTCAATGCCAGGACGATGCAAAAACTCCAGCTCATAGAGGACATTATCGAGGAGCACTATGCCCTTGAGATGGTGGACAGTAAGACGATGGAGAACGGCATATATGAAGGTCTGATCAACTCTCTCGACGATCCCTATTCCGCCTATTTCTCAGCGGAAGAGATGCAGGAACAGCAGGAAAAGATGGATGGTGTGTATTATGGGATCGGCGCCTATGTGAAGTATGACTCGGAGATGGGCTTTGCCCGTCTCGGGGAGATCTTTGCAGATAGTCCTGCACTGGAGAGCGGTCTGCAGGAGGGCGATCTGATCGTCAAAGTAGACGGACAATATACAAAAGACATGGGACTGGACGAAGTCGTTGCATTGATCAAAGGAGAAGAGGGGACGAAAGTCGTGCTCACGATCATGCGGGAAGGTGAGACGGAGGCGCGCGAGATCGAAGTCGAACGCAGGGAGGTGCCGAAGCAGACGGTAACTTATGAGATGCTGCGGGATAAGATTGCGTACATCCGTATCACTGAATTTGATAAAGTTACGGTAGATCAGTTTACCGACGCGCTGGCGACGGCCAAAGGTGCGGGAATGCTCGGACTGGTGCTTGATCTGCGGGACAATCCGGGTGGCAATCTGGCGGCGGTCATTGATGTGGCGAGACGGATTCTGCCGAAAGGATTGGTCGTATATACGGAGGATAAAGCGGGAGAACGACAGGATTATAACTGTGACGGTGAAAATGAGCTGACAGTGCCGATGGTAGTGCTTGTCAATGGCGGAAGCGCCAGTGCATCCGAAGTACTGGCCGGCGCGATCAAAGACTACGACAAGGGCAAATTGCTGGGGACCACGACGTTTGGTAAAGGCATCGTACAGAAGTATCTGGGGTTGTCTGACGGATCAGCAGTGAAGCTGACGACGAGTAAATATTACACGCCCAAAGGAAACAACATTCATGAGATTGGCATCGAACCGGATGAAGAACTGGAAATGGACTATGAACAGTATCTGGAGAGCGGTTATGACAATCAGTTGGAGAGAGCGGTAGAGATCCTGACGACGGGGGAATAA
- a CDS encoding peptidoglycan DD-metalloendopeptidase family protein — translation MGKRQRKIAVLFIVFLLAGMVWPASVSSADDKDKIENSIKEKQSAIGEAEKQKAALQSGLTDVKKLVAELENSQKNLEDYVAKLDANLEEIEKKITELKELITEKEQEIETTEAALEEAVAVEEEQYAAMKQRVKFMYEQGQEFYLDLLFTSGSLGDMMTRTEYIEKIMAYDRKKLQEYQETKRKVAEFKEELEAEKIVLDAAKEAVEEEQEAVNALIVSKEKEIKAYEADINNKSQVVKEYEAEIAAQNATIAALEQAVAADRKRLEEANRPKYDGGKFKWPAPSYKRISDDYGNRIHPTLGVQQFHNGVDMAAPSGSPILAAYDGEVVAADYNGSMGNYVMIDHGDELYTIYMHASALYVSKGAHVSKGDQIAAVGSTGRSTGPHLHFSVRLNGSYVSPWNYLSS, via the coding sequence ATGGGAAAGAGGCAGAGAAAAATTGCAGTATTGTTTATTGTTTTTCTGCTGGCAGGAATGGTCTGGCCTGCCTCAGTCAGCTCTGCGGATGATAAGGATAAAATAGAGAACAGCATCAAGGAAAAGCAGTCTGCCATCGGAGAAGCGGAGAAACAGAAAGCGGCCCTCCAATCGGGACTGACAGATGTAAAGAAATTGGTGGCGGAACTGGAAAACTCACAGAAAAATCTTGAGGATTATGTGGCGAAACTTGATGCCAACCTGGAAGAGATAGAGAAAAAGATCACGGAGCTGAAGGAGCTGATCACCGAGAAAGAGCAGGAGATCGAGACGACAGAGGCGGCTTTGGAAGAGGCTGTGGCCGTGGAGGAAGAACAGTATGCCGCAATGAAACAGAGAGTGAAATTCATGTATGAGCAGGGACAGGAATTTTACCTGGATCTGCTTTTTACATCGGGCAGCCTGGGCGACATGATGACTCGTACGGAGTATATCGAAAAAATCATGGCGTATGACAGAAAGAAGCTGCAGGAATATCAGGAGACAAAGCGGAAGGTCGCAGAATTTAAGGAAGAACTGGAAGCGGAAAAGATTGTTTTGGATGCGGCCAAAGAAGCGGTGGAGGAAGAGCAGGAGGCGGTCAATGCCCTGATCGTCTCAAAAGAGAAAGAGATCAAGGCTTACGAGGCGGACATTAACAATAAATCGCAGGTCGTAAAAGAATATGAGGCGGAGATTGCCGCACAGAATGCCACGATCGCTGCGTTGGAACAAGCGGTGGCTGCGGACAGGAAAAGGCTGGAGGAAGCCAACAGACCGAAGTATGACGGTGGAAAGTTTAAATGGCCGGCGCCTTCTTATAAAAGAATCTCGGATGATTACGGGAACCGAATTCATCCGACGCTGGGGGTACAGCAGTTCCATAACGGGGTGGATATGGCAGCGCCGAGCGGCTCCCCGATTCTGGCGGCTTATGATGGGGAAGTGGTGGCTGCAGATTACAATGGCAGTATGGGTAATTATGTGATGATCGATCACGGGGACGAGCTGTATACGATCTATATGCACGCTTCTGCTCTGTATGTGTCTAAAGGGGCACATGTTTCCAAGGGGGATCAGATCGCAGCCGTCGGCTCGACCGGCCGCTCCACAGGCCCGCATCTGCATTTCAGCGTGCGATTAAATGGCAGTTACGTAAGTCCGTGGAATTATCTGTCATCATAG
- the ftsX gene encoding permease-like cell division protein FtsX — protein sequence MRISTLFYTIRQGFINIIRNKWFSLASVATISACLFLLGIFYAILTNFQHIVKTAEEGVSVTVFFDEGLEDARIREIGEMIQKRVEVREVKFKSAEEVWEEFKVEYLGEYSEGFTENPLADSANYEIYLSDVSMQSALVTYLESIDGVRLVNKSEITANALSGINILIGYVSIGIIFILLAVSIFLISNTVMIGISVRKEEINIMKYIGATDFFVRSPFVIEGILIGLLGSIVPLVSIYYIYTNVIVYIGERFQILSGLLNFLPVETIYSTLMPVSVGIGVGIGFFGSIVTVRKHLKV from the coding sequence ATGAGGATTAGTACACTTTTTTATACGATAAGACAGGGATTTATCAACATTATAAGAAACAAATGGTTCTCGCTCGCATCGGTTGCAACCATATCCGCCTGTCTGTTTCTGCTCGGCATTTTTTATGCCATTTTGACGAACTTTCAGCACATCGTAAAAACTGCGGAGGAAGGAGTTTCCGTCACCGTATTTTTTGACGAAGGGCTTGAGGATGCGCGGATCAGAGAAATCGGGGAGATGATTCAAAAGCGTGTGGAAGTCAGAGAAGTGAAGTTCAAATCCGCAGAGGAAGTGTGGGAAGAATTTAAAGTGGAATATCTGGGAGAGTATTCTGAGGGCTTTACGGAAAATCCTCTGGCTGATTCTGCGAATTACGAAATTTATCTGAGCGATGTGTCGATGCAGAGCGCGCTTGTCACATATCTGGAGTCTATTGATGGTGTGCGGCTTGTCAATAAATCGGAGATCACAGCGAACGCGCTGAGCGGCATCAATATACTGATCGGTTATGTCTCTATCGGCATTATCTTTATCTTACTGGCGGTGTCGATCTTCCTCATCAGCAACACGGTTATGATCGGGATCTCTGTCAGAAAAGAAGAGATCAATATTATGAAATATATTGGCGCTACCGATTTTTTTGTCAGATCTCCTTTTGTCATTGAAGGAATTCTGATCGGGCTGCTTGGGTCGATCGTTCCGCTCGTATCGATCTACTATATTTATACGAATGTGATTGTGTATATCGGTGAAAGATTCCAGATCCTGTCCGGTCTGCTGAATTTCCTGCCGGTGGAGACAATTTATTCGACGCTGATGCCGGTCTCTGTTGGTATCGGTGTCGGTATCGGTTTTTTTGGCAGTATTGTGACGGTGAGAAAACATTTAAAGGTGTAG
- the ftsE gene encoding cell division ATP-binding protein FtsE, whose amino-acid sequence MIVLDNVSKSYSTGAPALNGVSIRIRKGEFVFFVGDSGSGKSTLIKLLLRELTPTSGGVWVNGEDVVRLRHRKIPKFRRNLGIVFQDFRLLKDRNVYENVAFAQRIIQVPTREIKKNVPAILSIVGLAGKYKAKPKQLSGGEQQRVALARALINKPSILLADEPTGNLDPKNSWEIMKLLEEINETGTTVLVVTHNREIVNAMKKRVVTMKKGVIVSDEEKGGYIDED is encoded by the coding sequence ATTATCGTGCTGGACAATGTGAGCAAATCCTATTCCACGGGAGCGCCTGCATTGAACGGTGTCAGTATCAGAATCCGCAAGGGTGAATTTGTTTTTTTCGTGGGAGACAGCGGCTCGGGCAAGTCTACCCTGATCAAATTATTGCTGCGGGAACTGACTCCTACGTCCGGCGGCGTATGGGTGAACGGCGAGGATGTCGTTCGTCTGCGTCATCGCAAAATACCGAAGTTCCGGCGTAATCTTGGCATCGTGTTTCAGGATTTCCGTCTTTTGAAGGACCGGAACGTATATGAGAACGTTGCTTTTGCACAGCGTATCATCCAGGTGCCAACGAGAGAAATCAAGAAAAATGTACCGGCGATCCTGTCGATCGTAGGACTTGCCGGGAAGTATAAGGCCAAACCAAAGCAGCTTTCCGGCGGAGAACAGCAGCGGGTGGCGCTGGCGAGGGCGCTGATCAATAAGCCGTCTATTTTGCTGGCAGACGAGCCGACAGGTAATCTGGACCCCAAGAACTCGTGGGAAATCATGAAGCTGCTGGAAGAGATCAATGAAACGGGAACGACAGTACTTGTCGTCACCCACAACAGAGAGATCGTAAATGCCATGAAGAAAAGAGTCGTTACGATGAAAAAGGGAGTCATCGTCAGCGATGAGGAAAAAGGCGGTTATATCGATGAGGATTAG
- a CDS encoding helix-turn-helix domain-containing protein has translation MISNQILQNTIEGLKAISRVEFSVIDTDGKVAATTTDNMSELEAPALEFVKSPADSQEVQGCQFFKIYDEQQLEYILVAGGAGEDLYMVGKMVAFQIQNLLTAYKERFDKDNFIKNLLLDNFLLVDIYSRSKKLHIAADVRRVVIVVEAENVKDSNVLEIIRNLKGNAGKDFVTAVDENNAIVVKELGDGEGNAEIDREASEIAACLEKEGIGNVHIAYGTIIGEIKEVSRSYKEAKMALDVGKIFFSERNIIAYSELGIGRLIYQLPIPLCKMFIKEIFDGKNPDDFDEETLTTINKFFENSLNVSETSRQLFIHRNTLVYRLDKLQKSTGLDLRVFEDAITFKIALMVVKYMKYMETFDY, from the coding sequence ATGATTTCAAATCAGATCTTACAAAACACAATCGAAGGGCTGAAAGCGATTTCCCGTGTAGAATTTAGCGTGATCGACACCGATGGAAAGGTGGCTGCTACGACGACCGACAATATGAGCGAGCTTGAGGCGCCAGCGCTGGAATTCGTCAAGTCTCCGGCTGACAGCCAGGAAGTACAGGGCTGCCAGTTTTTTAAAATTTACGACGAGCAGCAATTAGAATATATTCTTGTCGCGGGCGGAGCCGGGGAAGATCTGTATATGGTAGGGAAGATGGTGGCTTTCCAGATCCAGAACCTTCTGACTGCCTATAAAGAACGTTTTGATAAAGACAATTTTATCAAAAATCTTCTATTGGATAATTTTCTGCTGGTGGATATTTACAGTCGTTCCAAGAAGCTGCACATTGCCGCCGATGTAAGGCGTGTCGTGATCGTTGTGGAGGCAGAGAATGTAAAAGACAGCAATGTACTGGAGATAATCAGAAATCTCAAAGGAAATGCGGGAAAAGATTTTGTGACTGCGGTAGATGAAAACAACGCGATCGTCGTCAAAGAGCTGGGAGACGGGGAAGGGAATGCCGAGATCGACAGAGAGGCCTCGGAGATTGCAGCCTGTCTGGAAAAAGAAGGTATTGGCAATGTACATATCGCTTATGGTACTATTATAGGAGAGATCAAAGAAGTGAGCCGTTCCTACAAGGAAGCGAAAATGGCTCTGGATGTGGGAAAGATCTTTTTCAGTGAGAGAAATATTATCGCATACAGTGAGCTTGGCATCGGACGGCTGATCTATCAGCTTCCGATTCCGCTCTGCAAAATGTTTATCAAAGAAATCTTCGACGGCAAAAATCCCGATGATTTTGACGAAGAGACGTTGACAACGATCAATAAGTTTTTTGAAAACAGTCTCAATGTGTCTGAGACTTCCAGGCAGTTGTTTATTCACAGAAACACACTCGTATATCGGCTGGATAAGCTGCAGAAAAGTACCGGACTGGATCTGCGTGTCTTTGAGGATGCCATTACCTTTAAGATCGCGCTTATGGTCGTAAAATATATGAAGTACATGGAAACATTTGATTATTAA
- a CDS encoding WecB/TagA/CpsF family glycosyltransferase: MREINILGLRLRDYTLREKMRLVDAYLRSGKLNTIVYVSAQILMNAQQDLEQRQWLENINIVVYCDAAIARAAGVTTRKYLKEIENNIFLKELLRKLACEGRTLYLLSDSVDNMRVLESELGRFQRTADIVGTRIFEEEEEESGADAVINDINDKAPGAVLSLLAYPRQEAFLYYNRDKINADIWVGLHKGDLVLGGEEKAAAALFRKLQRKVFQRKIHQYESQEKTES, from the coding sequence ATGAGAGAAATAAATATTTTGGGATTGCGCCTGCGGGACTATACATTGCGTGAAAAAATGAGGCTTGTGGACGCATATCTGAGAAGTGGTAAATTGAATACGATCGTCTATGTCTCTGCGCAGATACTGATGAACGCGCAGCAGGACTTGGAGCAGAGGCAATGGCTGGAGAATATAAATATAGTAGTGTATTGTGATGCGGCGATCGCCCGCGCAGCAGGCGTCACGACACGCAAATATTTAAAAGAAATAGAGAACAACATTTTTTTGAAAGAACTTTTGCGCAAGCTCGCCTGCGAAGGGCGCACGCTCTATCTCCTTTCTGATTCGGTAGACAATATGAGAGTGCTGGAGTCGGAACTGGGGAGATTCCAGAGGACGGCGGATATCGTTGGTACTCGTATTTTCGAGGAGGAAGAGGAAGAAAGCGGCGCAGATGCGGTGATCAATGACATTAATGACAAGGCACCGGGAGCAGTATTGTCATTACTTGCTTATCCGAGACAGGAAGCGTTTCTTTATTATAATCGGGACAAGATCAATGCGGACATTTGGGTCGGACTGCACAAGGGAGATCTGGTTCTGGGAGGAGAAGAGAAGGCAGCGGCGGCCCTTTTCCGGAAATTGCAGAGAAAGGTTTTTCAGAGAAAAATACATCAATATGAGAGTCAGGAGAAGACGGAGTCTTAG
- a CDS encoding CPBP family intramembrane glutamic endopeptidase, with the protein MVVFRYVFTMGIITNFIVSSAIIVVPAFTVLGLSGDGWRETIGFHRIKWSTAAMIVLFTFLTMPLTTLINAFSMFFVENTVAEMSGQVLEIPFLVSFFFVGISAPVCEEIVFRGIVYKGYRRSGTVVQAAVFSALLFALGHMNFNQAAYAFVIGVMLVLLVEVTGSIWASIIYHVIFNGYSVCLMYLADHLMQEALVSEPLQGQAYMDSMIYSIGVSVVLAAGATAIAVCVLIGIAKNENRLPRLRQIWTLRRDKKGKMITIPFVIATLLSIAFMVADAVLL; encoded by the coding sequence ATGGTTGTTTTTCGTTATGTATTTACGATGGGTATCATTACGAATTTTATTGTCAGCAGCGCGATCATTGTCGTTCCCGCGTTTACCGTTCTCGGACTTTCCGGTGACGGCTGGAGAGAGACGATCGGGTTTCATCGGATCAAATGGTCGACGGCGGCAATGATTGTCCTGTTTACGTTTCTGACAATGCCGCTTACGACACTGATCAACGCATTTTCCATGTTTTTTGTGGAAAACACGGTGGCGGAGATGAGTGGGCAGGTGCTGGAGATCCCCTTTCTCGTGTCATTCTTTTTTGTTGGGATCAGTGCGCCGGTATGCGAAGAGATCGTGTTCCGGGGGATTGTGTACAAAGGTTATCGGCGATCGGGGACGGTCGTACAGGCAGCCGTCTTTTCTGCACTGCTTTTCGCGTTGGGGCATATGAATTTTAATCAGGCGGCGTACGCTTTTGTAATTGGCGTTATGCTTGTACTGCTCGTGGAAGTGACAGGCAGTATCTGGGCTTCGATCATATATCATGTCATATTTAACGGGTACAGTGTGTGCCTGATGTATCTGGCAGATCATCTGATGCAGGAGGCGCTTGTGAGCGAACCGCTGCAGGGGCAGGCGTATATGGATTCCATGATTTACAGCATTGGGGTTTCTGTGGTACTCGCGGCCGGTGCGACCGCGATCGCAGTGTGTGTGCTCATAGGGATCGCCAAAAATGAGAATCGGCTGCCACGGCTGAGGCAGATCTGGACTTTGCGCCGCGATAAAAAAGGTAAGATGATTACGATTCCTTTTGTGATAGCGACGCTGCTGAGCATTGCCTTTATGGTGGCAGATGCGGTTTTATTATAG
- a CDS encoding polya polymerase produces MKVQNIKDIDKFFKVIDSCAGRVELVTGEGDRLNLKSKLSQYVSMANIFSDGTISELEILAYEPDDITKLVNFMMES; encoded by the coding sequence ATGAAAGTACAGAATATTAAAGACATTGATAAGTTCTTTAAAGTAATCGATAGCTGTGCGGGCCGTGTAGAGCTGGTCACAGGAGAAGGAGACAGACTGAACCTGAAATCGAAGTTGTCCCAGTATGTTTCCATGGCCAATATTTTTTCTGACGGAACGATCTCAGAGCTGGAAATTCTTGCTTATGAACCGGATGATATTACAAAACTGGTAAACTTTATGATGGAAAGCTAG
- a CDS encoding S1-like domain-containing RNA-binding protein, which produces MLRLGERQTLVVVKKVAFGVYLAENRDQAEQEKVLLPGKQVPEGTETGDEIAVFLYKDSKDRMIATVRMPEIALHEVGLLRVAQVGKIGAFLDWGLEKDLLLPFREQTDRVKEGQTVLVALYIDKSSRLCATMNVYEYLQTDSSYAKDDRVEGTVYQISREFGAFVAVDNRYSALIPKRELYGDVRIGDRVSARVTGVKEDGKLDLSLREKAYLQIGTDAGKVMQVIDSYDGALPFNDKASPEVIRREMQMSKNEFKRAVGHLLKEGKVRITESSIIKIL; this is translated from the coding sequence ATGTTGCGGTTAGGAGAAAGACAGACGCTCGTCGTCGTAAAAAAGGTAGCATTTGGCGTATATCTGGCGGAGAACAGGGATCAAGCGGAACAGGAGAAGGTACTGCTTCCGGGAAAACAGGTGCCGGAGGGAACGGAGACAGGAGATGAGATTGCAGTATTTCTCTACAAAGATTCGAAGGACAGGATGATCGCAACAGTGAGAATGCCGGAGATCGCGCTGCATGAGGTCGGACTTCTCAGGGTGGCGCAGGTGGGCAAGATCGGCGCATTTCTGGACTGGGGCCTTGAGAAAGATCTGCTCTTACCGTTTCGGGAGCAGACGGACCGGGTGAAAGAGGGGCAGACCGTGCTTGTGGCGCTGTATATTGATAAGAGCAGCCGTCTGTGCGCGACAATGAACGTATATGAATATCTGCAAACAGACAGCTCCTATGCGAAGGATGACCGGGTAGAGGGCACGGTATATCAGATCAGCAGGGAATTTGGCGCTTTTGTGGCGGTAGACAACAGGTACTCTGCGCTGATTCCCAAGAGAGAACTGTATGGGGATGTCCGAATCGGGGATCGTGTCAGTGCCAGGGTCACGGGTGTGAAAGAAGACGGGAAGCTGGATCTGAGCCTGCGGGAAAAGGCGTACCTGCAGATTGGCACAGATGCCGGGAAAGTCATGCAGGTCATCGACAGTTATGACGGTGCGCTTCCCTTTAATGACAAGGCAAGTCCCGAAGTGATACGCAGGGAGATGCAGATGAGTAAAAACGAGTTTAAACGGGCAGTCGGGCATCTTTTAAAAGAGGGAAAAGTCAGAATCACGGAGTCGTCAATTATAAAAATTCTGTGA